cacgaggcggggtacaccctgaacagggataaataaatgtatattaaaattaaaaatatacagcaaaaatattgtttaagtTGGTAAAAGGCATTATGAAAAGCAAAACACACTGACTGGCCTTTTAAAAAAGTCCCACTTCTCTGGACCACATTTAGGTCTGTTCACTGTTCATCCAGGCACTGTTCTGACAACCTTATACAGTGccataacatttatttccatgcaTAGCTGCATTAATATTTAgccaatattttgtatttaggaTTTGAGTTATGAACCACTCTATAAAGTGCAAATTAATGTCGTGGAATACGGCCATGCCATCAGGGACAGAAGGAAAATCCATtaatgtgataatctggtcattcagtgcatTCTGGTTATCAGCCGACTTTGCTTTATTACCACGTCGCATTAATTGGCCTAGACCCGTCCAGCTGAAGcaatcccagatcataacactgcctcctgAGCTTTGTACAGCAGCAGCGATGCATTATGGGTGCATCGGTTCATGCGCTtcctttcttaccctgacatgccTGTCGCTATGGAATAGGATCATATTATGACATGACTGTATTATAAGTGAGAAGctgctcactgcatcagttaaagGAAATGAATTGTTGCCAGCTAATACAAATTAATCACTGTTAATTGATTGTAATTATCCAATCATAGGCTTAAAGTATTTGGTTGTTTAAATCCAAgtggatttatttatatatttgtttttttgcaggcGGTATAATTGACTGTATTTAACAGAGCCATGTTTTAGATCTCTATATTTAGACATAATGGCTTACATGCAATTATAGCATCTCTTATTGCCTATAGTCCTTTGGAGattatctgtttaattcatcAGGTAAATAAGACTACTTTTTGAGTAAACAGTGGtatgttgtgaaaaaaatacaacaagtTTCTAAGGTTGTAGTTATATATTAAAGATTTGCATAGTTAAGACTTAGCTCAGGGCAGGATTTAAAGGACACCTGCCCTGATGTCTCTAATGACAAAAGTGCCCTCTTCTGGTGTGCAAGAGCACTGCATTCCTTCAGTGTTATTTTTCCCTCCTGCATTCTTAACTCAAGCAGTAGGAGTGCCAGGTAGTTATGTAGGTGATGATTACTGCGATAAACCCGAGAAACAAACTGTTTGACAGGAGACAAGCCATAGAGCTGTTGAAATGTCCTGATGATCCGGGTGAAAAGAGAGATTTCTTTTGgtatgtgtgttcatgtgtgggAAAGCTGTGTGGCACAGAGCAGGACTGACAGGAAGGGCGTGACTCCAGTTTTACTGAATGTGGTTAGGCACAGCAGCAGGGTTCACTGCACCTCACTTCTACTCTGTTTATCCACTCTGGAAAAAAGAGGGGGAGGAATGAACGATGGATGAATGAGTGTTCTTTATTCCCGTTTTCACCCCTCCCCTTTCCTCTGCTTAAATTGCTTCCTTGCCTTCTCTACCTTTCTCTGccccttttctctctccttctctcgtcctctttttcatttttcttcgTGATTTTTCGGAGTCTTACATAAAAGTTCTCCTGCTTGCCTGTCCCAACAAGCAGTGTGCTGCAGGCCAGAGGCCACACACAGAAACAGGGAGAGAGGGGAAGGAAAGAACAGAGACGAGTTAAAGGGACCAAGTGAAATAGAGGTGTAGCAGGATTGAGAAAGAGACCTGGAGGTTCTTGTGGCGTGTGGGTTGAGGGTGCCGAACTGGAATGGATGCCATTATGCTGCAGGAGAAGCTGGTGGAGAAACTGCTGTGTGCCCGAAGCAGGACTACTCGCCAGAAGGTTGTTgggttaatataataatatacactctatatacagtgaaatgtaTTCTAAGTTATGATAATACAGTAACAGTGCAGAGTGGATTACTTTATAAATGTGTTACTGGTGAGCTGAGACTGTAAAAGCTGGGAAACATGAgtaagatttattattaatagtctAAGTGTTTGTATGTCTTAGCACTGTCCTTCATCTTTTAGTCTTATTCTTCTCATATTCAGATTCACAATGTGTgtttaagagagaaagagaaagaaagagagagaaatggagagTGTGATGGAGTAGCTGCAGGGCCACTGTGGAGAACTTTTCAGTAGCCCACAGAGACAGCGGAAATGTTTATTACAAGTTATGAGGTTTGCTGGCAGTCTGAGCAGTTTGGCCAGTCTGGGAGTGTGTTTTTTGAAAGAGCTATTCAGTCACATTCAATGAGACATTTTCtgcatgtgtacgtgtgtgtatgtgtgtgaacatCCCGACTGGCAAGTCGGCTTCTTGCTGTGATGCCTTGACTATCGACAAAACTAAACCTTCATTTCTTTTCAATTTCTTAATAATTCATAACTTCACGTTGACGTTTTGTCTGTAGGAACATGTTGAGCAATTCAGCCTGTGAATCGATTGCTTTGTGTTTCCAGAGCAATGTCCAGTTTAGCGAGGCTCACAGTTTTGTGTGCAGCAGTTTGGATATTGAGTATGAACAGAATGTGAAATCGTTTCTATAAGCTGTGGTGTTTGTCAATTTCACACTGCCATTTTCTATAACTGCTGTCTCTGCTGTTTGTGTCTctcaggataagcagtatgtCGGCTTTGCGACGCTGCCTAACCAGGTCCACAGGAAGTCTGTGAAGAAAGGCTTTGATTTCACGCTCATGGTGGCAGGTTAGTGAAACTGTCCCAACCACTGGCTCAGTGTCAACTGTCATTTCACCTGATGTTAGACATGACAAGTATGTACATGTTCATAAGTGTCAACagggattctctctctcttaatatgtgtgtgtgtgtgtgtgtgtgtgtcaggtgaaTCTGGCTTGGGCAAGTCTACTCTAGTAAACAGCCTTTTCCTCACAGACCTCTATAAGGACAGAAAACTACTAAATGCAGAAGGTACACATCTCATGCAGCATGTTACATCATTAGCATTTTTCATTCCCAACTTATTTAATTTCAGTGACTTATAAAAATGATCaatgattaaaataattgtCTTTTGCCATATGGTCATTCTACCCCTCATTGTAATGGAATACATTgtattttttctgcattttaaagCACAATGGAACATTGTGCAGTCAAGGCAGCACACAGTTTATTCTAGTTTTGGTGTGAATTAAAATACCAGGCAGAGTGTAATTTAGCAGTTCTTATTAGGTTGCACTCGTAAAAGATGGAGATGCAGGATGTGTAAACTCTGTGTAACTCTGTTGCAATATTCCATGTGGTTAAAATGGGAGAGAAGAAATGTCTAGGGAAAAAACCTGTAGAGCTAGACGAATCAACAGGACCACTTTCTTGTTTATTCAGCTAAAAGGGGTAATGTTAATCCTCTTACAACGTCCTCCTTTAGAAAAACACTGACATCTAAAGCTGCTGGCAAAAACACAAAGTTACTCAGATAATCTGATACTAGAAACTCAGAAATGCTGAGCCCTAACGACTTATTGGTtcacattgtttatttaaatctttcaaaGACAAATTGTTCTTAGCAGGTCAAACTGCAACAAATTTGCTTATGGAAATATTTGCTTCTATGATTGGGCTTATCTTTATGCATTCGGATCATATCTCATATTTCTATGTCATTGCTAATAAGAGGGAGATTCATCTagaaatgcaacttaataccAGAAACTATGAGCAGGTATATCACTTCGCCATATAGGCTCCTCTCAGGTCAATTCACTTTTTGTATTGTGCAACTAACTTCTTCAGAAGCTTTACTGCTGTTCCTGATTCCAGGTTTTTACTGCTTAACCTCCTTAACATTTGCCTCTTCAGAGGTAAACCTGTACATGCATAGAGCCTCATTAAGTGGACAGAAGATGTGGTAGTTGCATCAGAAAGCAGGGCACTGTGATCTTCTTGGCCAAGGGGTGTCATTAGAATTTTGTCTTTACTGGACAAGATTCTGTTTATAGATGGTTTTATTGACTATATTTGAGTTTCATTAGAGAGCTTTGGCCTtggaagtttatgttaaagttattaaaaataaatatgtcatAAAAATGTGTAAGAACCCTGAATAAAACATAAACCATATATAAAACAGTATGATTCTACCAGACCTGCGAAGTGGACGCCCCCTTAACCAGTTGCTAGCTACAAGTGATTATTTCTTCactcatttaaatgtttattttcaatAAAGTCAACCCATTTTCTTACAGTAGACTACACAGTACCAGAAAGTTATTCCTCCTTGTTCAGAAATTTCGATATGCTACTGATATCAAAGCTCAGGGTATTGATTGATACATTAAACAGACTGGGATCTCCTTCAAGCTTAattccatgtaaaaaaaaaaaaaaagatggcagTGCACTTTAAAACTTGTGTAATCATGCCCCATGTCAGTCGTCACATGCATTCATGAGCTATATTTTACTAAGTGCCAGGATTACTACTGTAGAATTGGGAGAGACTTGTTTGGTTCTGCAATTTATATTTTGTCTCCATTTTCTCCCTTTCTTTCAGAGCGTATTAACCAGACAGTGGAGATCACTAAACACACAGTGGATATTGAGGAGAAGGGTGTCAAACTTAAACTCACCATTGTAGACACACCAGGGTTTGGAGATGCCGTAAACAATAATGAGTGGTAAGaaaaattatgttattatttcCTGGTGGATCAGGGTCGCAACgcatgtcagtgtgtgtatgcactatGTGAGTGAACCCAGGATCCAATTTACCTCTACCCTGACCAAGATAAATCTGTTCCTGAAGAGGTATAAATATACCATGCCGGTATGAtatttcctctgtgtgtgttttctagtTGGAAGCCGATCACTGACTACATTGATCAACAGTTCGAGCAATATTTCAGGGATGAAAGTGGACTCAACAGGAAGAACATATTGGATAACCGAGTGCACTGCTGTCTTTATTTCATACCACCTTTTGGACATGGGTTTGTAGCACACTCTGTGTTAGTGCATGTGTGGCCAAAGCATtttatatggccaaaagtatgtggacgcCTGGCCTTCACACCAATATTGCTGGTCTCTCCAGTCTGTTGGCACAAAGGATTAAATGAGTGACATGTTTTTATGCCACAGCATTCCAATGTCCTTTGACTAGAACTAAGAGGTTTAAACATGTTCTCGGATGACAGTGCTTCTCTGCATAAAGTGAGCTCCATGAAGAAATAGTTTGTCAAGTTtggagtgtcctgcacagagccccattgaacacctttgggacAAACTGGAATACTAACTGCACCCAATCCCTTCTTACATGttatcagtgcctgacctcattcacactcttgtggctgaatgaagCATGGATCCCCACAGCAACACTCCACCATCTTGTGTAAGGCCTCTCAAAAGAGTGGAGGTTATTACAGGAGCGAAGTCTGGAATGAGATGCTCACAAAGCAAATATGGGTgttatggtcaggtgtccacagaTTTTTGGCCAGATAGTGTATGTGCAGAAATGTACCTGTAGAATTAATGggtaatttgtgtttgtgtgtgttattttcagTTTGAGGCCGGTAGATGTGGAGTTCATGAAAGCACTGCATGAGAAAGTGAACATTATTCCTCTTATTGCCAAAGCGGACTGTCTCACTCCAACAGAGATAAAGAAACTAAAGGATCGGGTACGTACACGGAATCCAATTTTATCCAGTGCAAACCGACCACTGCTAATTCACTGATGTTCTCTTCGGTGCACACTGCTAACCTCAAGTTGTtcatttgctctctctctctctctctctctctgcct
This region of Clarias gariepinus isolate MV-2021 ecotype Netherlands chromosome 9, CGAR_prim_01v2, whole genome shotgun sequence genomic DNA includes:
- the septin5a gene encoding septin 5a isoform X1, translated to MDAIMLQEKLVEKLLCARSRTTRQKDKQYVGFATLPNQVHRKSVKKGFDFTLMVAGESGLGKSTLVNSLFLTDLYKDRKLLNAEERINQTVEITKHTVDIEEKGVKLKLTIVDTPGFGDAVNNNECWKPITDYIDQQFEQYFRDESGLNRKNILDNRVHCCLYFIPPFGHGLRPVDVEFMKALHEKVNIIPLIAKADCLTPTEIKKLKDRVRDEIERFGIKVYQFPECDSDEDEEFKQMDKELKECTPFAVIGSNTVVEARGQRVRGRLYPWGIVEVENQSHCDFVKLRNMLIRSHMHDLKDVTCDVHYENYRAHCIQEMTSKLAQDNRVDSPIPILPLPTPDAETERLIKMKDEELKRMQEMLQKMQQQMHEKDQ